One window from the genome of Hoplias malabaricus isolate fHopMal1 chromosome X2, fHopMal1.hap1, whole genome shotgun sequence encodes:
- the LOC136676200 gene encoding C-C motif chemokine 19-like encodes MFSTAAALVLLSVMFWGKTEAFSDDANDCCLTTSAALIPRHIVKSYFLQSTETGCTIAATVFTTRKNKRLCSPQADDKAHPWVAKLIKHLEKLEEKKKASSTSQ; translated from the exons atgtttTCTACAGCGGCTGCTCTCGTGCTCCTTTCAGTGATGTTCTGGGGCAAAACTGAAG CATTCTCTGATGATGCCAATGACTGCTGTCTGACCACTTCTGCAGCTTTAATTCCACGTCACATTGTAAAGTCCTACTTTTTGCAAAGCACAGAGACAGGCTGCACTATTGCCGCAACTGT GTTTACTACAAGAAAAAACAAGAGGCTGTGTTCTCCTCAAGCAGATGACAAAGCACACCCTTGGGTGGCCAAACTCATAAAACATCTGGAAAAGctggaagagaagaaaaaa gCATCCAGCACGAGCCAGTAA
- the LOC136677554 gene encoding C-C motif chemokine 19-like: MAPVGINHLCVAVCLTAVIITCNLPVSFGDQALDCCLEVGKHPIPKQILNGYREQVKGEGCNISAVVFSTWKGKYLCTPSNSDWVNELKNWVDKLLLQCKKNGFKGKRCQAMKSKLA, encoded by the exons ATGGCTCCGGTGGGTATTAACCATCTGTGTGTGGCTGTTTGCCTCACTGCAGTCATCATAACCTGCAACTTGCCAG tttcATTCGGAGACCAGGCACTGGACTGCTGCTTAGAAGTCGGTAAGCATCCCATTCCAAAGCAAATTCTTAATGGCTATCGTGAGCAAGTTAAAGGTGAAGGCTGCAACATCAGTGCTGTCGT atTTTCGACCTGGAAAGGAAAATATCTGTGCACTCCTTCTAACAGCGATTGGGTGAACGAACTGAAGAACTGGGTGGACAAACTTCTGCTGCAATGCAAAAAGAATGGGTTCAAG GGGAAGCGTTGTCAAGCGATGAAATCCAAGTTGGCCTGA